The DNA region GGATTATCAGAGCAGTAATATAAAATTTCCTGTTTTTCTGCAGATCAGGTGTGTTTTGCAAAATAACAATCAATATCTCACAGTTGATCTAAAGTATTGAAGGTACCAGAGGCAAAAGCTTAGGAAGCCCAACAATATTGGGGAAAATTTTGCAAACTAGTATAGAGAAATACCTTGCATCTAACATGTTGATAcataaaacacaaaatcaattcagaaagtaaaaagaaaaaggttATTACAGATTTGCAGTACACAAGACTGTAACTATACaaaacattatttttttcaaatatattaTTAGATGCAAGTAGTAGAGCAATGAAGTGTTTCTAAGTTAACCGGACCACAATTAAACTTGGGGGTATCAAGCTCCTTAGGATCTATCTTTGCATGTTGCTTTAGTTTAAGACAAAAAAGTTGTAAACAACACTTACAAGTACGCCAGCAAGAATACCACAAGTCTCTAAATTTTTCTTAGTATTCGACTTGGCAAGCTTCATAAAACTGTCCATCATAGCAGTTGACTGCAAATAGAAACAATTATTAGAAAAAGGGtgaataatttcaaattttgtcCCCATTCAGTATTTTAGAAATTGTAAGTATATTTAAACAAACTAAATGCCCAACATGAACTTCCTAGAAATGACAACCTAAAAGAAAAATACATTAGATATAGTAAGCAAATGTAATTGACTCTTACAATGTGCAATTGCAGAGGAGACTCAGCACGAACAAAACTATCAGATGATGGAATATCTGTCAAACATCCTGCCTCATTAACTTGAGGTGACACTGCAGGGACCAAATCTTGCACTTCAGCAAGTACAGGTGGAGGAGAAGGCTGTCTGATAACTTCTATTCGAGCAGGGGTTTCTATCGCCTCAAAAGAGATAAGAGAAGGAGGTTCCTGAGCTTGCTGGGGCTGGCTGTCCTCACTCTGGGTAAGAATTGAATCTAAATCTGATTTATAGGGTTCTGCAATGCTATTATCCTTTTTATTCAGAGATTCATCTTCCAAGGAATGTTGTAGGCTGTGTGTTCTGAGAGAAAACCCAGTAGGATGGATGTGGttaatatataaaattcatAGATAGGCAGTTCACAGATGCATCATGGACTACAAAATTACTTTTAAAACATTGAACTTCccatagatcaatgaatccttttaagaaaaattaagatAATTTTCCATCATGGTAAAAAGGCTAGAATATGACACACAACATCAGTTACAATAACTGGAAGGCCAATAATAGAGAAAAGTACTAGGCAATAACCTTGGTATGTCAACTGGAGACAGATCTATATTGGTTGGATACCTGACCTACATCCAGAGAGAGAAGTCAGGATGATCTTTGAATAGAATAGAATTGAAACATTCGGATATAAACCAGCATACCCCTTTATCAGTAGTAGGTGGCCGCCACTGCCCGTTGAGCCCATTGGGACCAAGGATAGAATGTCTAGAGAGAGTTTCTTCCTTTGGAGGAGGCAGAGTTAGAGAtctacaaaaattaaaaatggaAGGGACATATTAGTCAAGCAATTTTTTTCTGAAACTGCAGGATGATCAGTTTGTGAAATATCCTGAAAGCTCAAGGAGACTGAACTTTTATAATTTCTAAGCAGTACAATTACATCTAAATgataaaattaaacatatctAATGCATTTCATCCATTTGATAGAAATCATAGTTgggagaaaatgagagaaagagagatttTGCAAGAACTGAAATTCAAGCTTGCTGAATATGGCACATTACAAGTATATATGGAGTGCTTCAGCTTGCTGAGCAAACTCAGCTAAGTCTAACAAACTACAACAGTGATAAGTATAACTAACTACAGCTGTATAATGACAGAAATGCAAATAACCAAATGCATGCTGAGTAGAGACTACATAACCGGCCATGCATAATACAAAAAGCATCTCATATTCTATCATCGTTAGATCTTGCTTTATCAGGCTCCTGCTTGCAAATTCTTGAAGATTCAAATGTGTTTTTAAATTGCTCAATTTTGAACATGTCCTGATTCCTTTGGTTATGGTTATTTAAGTTATTTACAGAGTTTAAAATTCCTCATCAGTCATCACttattctttttcaattttttggcaGACATAATTTTTTCAGAGGTTTTTCAATCAAATTCAGAAACAGGAAATCATGTCAACTGACATCTTAAAATTTCATAGTGTACTGTTATCAGTCACCCAACACACTACACTGTTGGTACAAAGATAAATAGTATTTCAACCAGGTGGTATAACCCTAGAAAAGGAATGTTTTAACTGCTGAATTCTTGCTCACTTGACTACGtcaaattttctattttaattttaaaattaacataGTATTGTGAAATAACCAAGTAAATTTTAACTATTCTTGCTACAAAATTCAGATAAGTAGATACCCTCATACCCAAACTACCAACATTGCACAATAAAAGAAAGACCATCTAGCATTATCCACTTTCAAATGAAGAAGCTTTCTAAGATGATATTAGAAAAAGTAACCAAACAAATTAATGAAAGTTTACCTATCACCTCAAGGGGGCCAATTATACAAGAAATATGAGTATAATACTTACAGTCTTCGCACTTGCTCCTCCACAGGCCTGACATAAGAGTACTGTTGGCCACCTGATCCTTGGTAAACAAACTCCCTCGCCGTTGGTCTGACTGTCTGCTTAAATATACAACGTATGAATGCAAAACTTCTTTtgaaatggaaaagaaaaacagaaaagatgTATGCAATCAACAAGAGAATTGATATAATTTGATGGAAATACTATCACTTGTAAACTACAACCTCCAAATCAAACTCTCCAGTAAACTTTACCTTTATTTGGCCATAACTAGCCAAAGTTTGCTTTTTCACAGGTGAAAAAGCTGCTACTGAATTATTTGAatgaattttccccctcccatTTTGTTGGTATACATGTCTGCTGTTAAGCTCATTGATCTTCTGTAGGACCAGTGGTTTCAACTTCTCCAGTTCACTCAAAGATATTAACAATTTCTACAGGAAGAAATTGAAAATCAGATTAAATCGAAGACTTTATAACACGCTTTCATCGAAAGACAAGAGTCGTAATCAACCTTTCTCAATGATTCTTTCCTGCTCTGTGGAGATGATCTATAATCTCGGTGACGCGGTATT from Lotus japonicus ecotype B-129 chromosome 2, LjGifu_v1.2 includes:
- the LOC130738866 gene encoding AMSH-like ubiquitin thioesterase 1: MTSSSSSLGTINIAASAQKLDVDNRIALRFYFRIADNILRQADIFRAEKNIIDLYVMLLRFSSLVTETIPRHRDYRSSPQSRKESLRKKLLISLSELEKLKPLVLQKINELNSRHVYQQNGRGKIHSNNSVAAFSPVKKQTLASYGQIKTVRPTAREFVYQGSGGQQYSYVRPVEEQVRRLSLTLPPPKEETLSRHSILGPNGLNGQWRPPTTDKGVRYPTNIDLSPVDIPRTHSLQHSLEDESLNKKDNSIAEPYKSDLDSILTQSEDSQPQQAQEPPSLISFEAIETPARIEVIRQPSPPPVLAEVQDLVPAVSPQVNEAGCLTDIPSSDSFVRAESPLQLHISTAMMDSFMKLAKSNTKKNLETCGILAGVLKNRKFYITALIIPKQESTSDSCQATNEEEIFEVQDKRSLFPLGWIHTHPTQSCFMSSIDLHTHYSYQIMLPESVAIVMAPKDSSRNHGIFRLTTPGGMSVIKQCDQRGFHPHNQPPDGGPIYDTCTDVYMNPDLKFDVIDLR